A stretch of Paenibacillus mucilaginosus 3016 DNA encodes these proteins:
- a CDS encoding YcnI family protein, whose amino-acid sequence MRTMRTTKPIRYLLAAGLLMSLLGGSIASAHVTVYPKETTQGTYEKFAVRVPSEKDAATVKVEVRFPLDAVTVSRFEPKPGWTYEIKRDADNKITGVIWTASGEGLGPTEFGEFYMSGKVADNATAISWKAYQTYKDGSVVEWTGAEGADKPASVTKVNAKPAGAAADSHGHTAAPAAAAGAEPAAAAAAPSQTPLYLSALALILGAASLAVSLLRRR is encoded by the coding sequence ATGCGAACCATGCGTACTACGAAACCGATCCGGTACCTGCTTGCGGCAGGCCTGTTGATGTCACTGCTCGGCGGAAGCATCGCCAGTGCCCACGTGACCGTATATCCCAAAGAAACGACCCAGGGCACTTATGAGAAATTCGCGGTGCGCGTGCCTTCGGAGAAGGACGCCGCCACCGTGAAGGTGGAGGTCCGCTTCCCGCTGGATGCCGTAACGGTCTCCCGCTTCGAGCCGAAGCCGGGATGGACCTACGAGATCAAGAGGGATGCGGACAACAAGATTACGGGCGTGATCTGGACCGCCAGCGGCGAAGGTCTCGGGCCGACCGAGTTCGGCGAGTTCTACATGTCCGGCAAGGTAGCGGACAACGCCACGGCGATCTCGTGGAAAGCTTACCAGACGTACAAGGACGGCAGCGTCGTCGAGTGGACCGGTGCCGAAGGCGCCGACAAGCCGGCTTCGGTCACCAAGGTGAACGCCAAGCCCGCCGGCGCGGCGGCGGACAGCCACGGCCACACAGCGGCCCCTGCTGCGGCAGCGGGCGCCGAGCCGGCAGCCGCAGCGGCTGCGCCTTCGCAGACGCCGCTCTACCTGTCGGCCCTGGCCCTGATCCTGGGCGCCGCCTCGCTGGCGGTGTCCCTGCTGCGCCGCAGGTAA
- a CDS encoding response regulator codes for MSYRVLVADDHPLSRRAIRQLLEGEPGFEWAGEAGGGEEAVEAAGRLLPDLVLMDLQMPGMNGLEATKRIKALYPQIRVVMLTVSDDVADLFTAVRCGAQGYLLKNMDPDEWIAYLRGLLDEDSEVSRGLADRLFHSFRSAQQQPLQEDPAASVLSARECEILSCVASGQSNRQIAERLVISEHTVKNHIKNILAKLALDNRVQLTAYAVRHGLTQFGHSSEDK; via the coding sequence ATGAGCTACCGTGTACTGGTGGCCGACGATCACCCGCTGTCCCGGCGGGCCATCCGGCAGCTGCTGGAGGGGGAGCCGGGCTTTGAATGGGCCGGAGAGGCCGGGGGCGGGGAGGAGGCGGTGGAAGCGGCCGGCCGGCTGCTGCCGGACCTCGTGCTGATGGATCTGCAGATGCCCGGCATGAACGGCCTGGAGGCGACGAAGCGGATCAAGGCGCTCTACCCGCAGATCCGCGTGGTGATGCTGACCGTCTCCGACGATGTCGCCGATCTCTTCACCGCGGTGCGCTGCGGGGCGCAGGGGTATCTGCTCAAGAACATGGACCCTGACGAGTGGATCGCGTACCTGCGGGGGCTGCTCGACGAGGACAGCGAAGTCTCCCGGGGTCTGGCCGACCGCCTGTTCCATTCGTTCCGCTCCGCCCAGCAGCAGCCGCTGCAGGAGGACCCGGCGGCGTCCGTGCTCTCGGCGAGGGAGTGCGAGATTCTCAGCTGCGTGGCCAGCGGGCAGAGCAACCGGCAGATCGCGGAGCGGCTCGTGATCAGCGAGCACACGGTCAAAAACCACATCAAGAACATTCTGGCCAAGCTCGCGCTCGACAACCGGGTGCAGCTGACCGCTTATGCCGTGAGGCACGGATTGACACAGTTCGGCCATAGTTCGGAGGACAAATAG
- a CDS encoding sensor histidine kinase, with protein sequence MSMKTLKLLTILVPPLIIGGFEYVRHEFLLDSLSMETGNFYMLILTLLLSYLFASWMFRRIESVNLRLSREQARHAVYEERERLARELHDNIAQTLFFLNVQLKKGQLEEARSAVSEIDHHLRQAIFNLRTVPEESATFASRLQTWLEEWSVLSGIPVEHRIAMDLGALPPSAEVPLFSIIREAFTNIRKHSMADRAWLELVSGEEGRSTWRLRIADNGLGLAPGSADRAGRYGLGLMRKQARELGAELVLSGEEGEGLTITLAVRHSPSGEGGSL encoded by the coding sequence ATGTCGATGAAAACGCTGAAGCTGCTCACGATCCTCGTGCCTCCGCTGATCATCGGCGGCTTCGAGTATGTGCGGCATGAATTTCTGCTGGACAGCCTGTCGATGGAGACCGGCAATTTTTATATGCTTATACTCACGCTGCTGCTCTCCTATCTCTTCGCCTCGTGGATGTTCCGCCGCATTGAATCGGTTAACCTGCGCTTGTCGCGGGAGCAGGCCCGGCATGCCGTCTATGAGGAGCGGGAACGGCTGGCCCGCGAGCTGCACGACAACATCGCCCAGACCCTGTTCTTCCTGAACGTGCAGCTGAAGAAAGGCCAGCTCGAGGAAGCCCGCTCGGCCGTTTCGGAGATCGACCACCACCTGCGGCAGGCGATCTTCAACCTGCGGACGGTGCCGGAGGAGAGCGCGACCTTCGCCTCCCGCCTGCAGACCTGGCTGGAGGAGTGGAGCGTGCTCAGCGGCATACCGGTCGAGCACCGGATCGCTATGGACCTCGGGGCGCTGCCGCCGTCCGCCGAGGTGCCGCTCTTCTCGATCATCCGCGAGGCCTTCACCAATATCCGCAAGCATTCGATGGCCGACCGGGCCTGGCTGGAGCTCGTCAGCGGGGAAGAAGGCCGCTCGACCTGGCGGCTGCGCATAGCCGATAACGGGCTGGGCCTGGCGCCAGGCAGCGCCGACCGGGCGGGGCGCTACGGCCTCGGCCTGATGCGCAAGCAGGCCCGGGAGCTTGGGGCGGAGCTCGTCCTCAGCGGTGAAGAGGGCGAAGGACTGACGATCACACTGGCCGTACGGCACAGCCCGTCCGGGGAAGGAGGAAGCTTATGA
- a CDS encoding ketoacyl-ACP synthase III, whose amino-acid sequence MSTGLFPASAPYRPRITAIGSYTPERRLTNAELERLVETNDEWIVQRTGIRERRICAPEESTGTLAIRAVQNLVERYGSALDDVDLLIVATSTPDFAFPATACLVQAHFGIPHTLAYDLSAACAGFVHGLHTASGMIASGLHRKALVIGADALSKITDYTDRTTCILFGDAAGAVLVERDEARDAESSLLAYTAGTDGRGGPHLYRAVTAVSWTDGEPVPAGGKLMQNGREVYRFAVQTVPRASAELLEAAGLSPADVDWFIPHSANLRIIESACEKLGIPLEKTLHTIEDYGNTSAATIPLALDEGVRAGLLKDGDRLLLFGFGGGLVYGGLLLKWKELQPRV is encoded by the coding sequence ATGTCCACCGGCTTGTTCCCCGCCTCCGCACCTTACCGTCCGCGGATTACGGCGATTGGCAGCTACACGCCCGAGCGCCGGCTCACGAATGCCGAGCTGGAGCGTCTGGTCGAAACGAATGATGAATGGATCGTACAGCGGACCGGTATCCGCGAACGCCGTATCTGCGCACCGGAGGAGTCGACGGGCACCCTGGCGATCCGGGCGGTGCAGAACCTCGTCGAGCGCTACGGCTCCGCACTCGATGACGTCGACCTGCTGATCGTCGCCACAAGCACGCCCGACTTCGCCTTCCCGGCCACCGCGTGCCTCGTTCAGGCCCACTTCGGCATCCCGCACACGCTGGCCTACGACCTCAGCGCGGCCTGTGCCGGCTTCGTGCACGGGCTGCATACCGCCTCCGGCATGATTGCCTCCGGGCTGCACCGCAAGGCGCTCGTCATCGGTGCGGATGCGCTCTCCAAGATCACGGACTACACCGACCGGACCACCTGCATTCTCTTCGGCGACGCCGCCGGTGCCGTGCTGGTGGAGCGGGACGAAGCGCGGGACGCGGAGAGCTCCCTGCTCGCCTATACCGCCGGCACCGACGGCCGCGGCGGCCCGCACCTGTACCGTGCCGTCACCGCGGTGAGCTGGACCGACGGCGAGCCCGTCCCCGCCGGCGGCAAGCTCATGCAGAACGGCCGCGAGGTGTACCGCTTCGCCGTGCAGACCGTGCCCCGCGCCTCCGCCGAGCTGCTCGAAGCCGCAGGCCTGTCCCCCGCGGATGTGGACTGGTTCATCCCGCATTCGGCGAACCTGCGCATCATCGAGTCGGCGTGCGAGAAGCTCGGCATCCCGCTGGAGAAGACCCTGCACACGATCGAGGACTACGGCAACACCTCGGCGGCGACCATTCCGCTGGCCCTGGATGAGGGCGTGCGCGCCGGACTCCTCAAGGACGGCGACAGGCTGCTCCTGTTCGGCTTCGGAGGCGGTCTCGTCTATGGCGGACTGCTCCTGAAGTGGAAGGAGCTTCAGCCGCGGGTATAG
- a CDS encoding glycosyltransferase family 2 protein, which translates to MRGRGGPQVKAAARPGIVRGKTRRSRHLRAGTRADVFSRGYSAGYHAGYPAGLEQGRAAGLQSYRQPWEGCSIIIPTYNQAGLLKACIESIRQYTPEPHEIIVIDNASTDGTAEYLQSMRGQLRFRINAENIGFAGGVNQGMRMARGSTLLLLNNDTVVTQGWLGNLLRCLHSDERIGLVGPMTNYISGEQLQPVSYASMKEMHRFAREFNVPDASRWRPTTRITGFCLLLRRELFDRLGYFDEGFEKGNCEDDDFCLRVRLLGHELVIAGDTFIHHVGSVSVKALGTEMGEVYGRNQDYYGRKWGDAQALPGETANVSEGFLDTFRLYPREALVQSYTGRLFWLRGGVRHPVDGPGVPGVPGLPAVRLSHIELRHLPVGEAVAAAEIQSAWSESDAGLPPEGALLRGEDDHLYLHEQGTLRRFTSPHAAEVWGAGRPGPLPLDPQLASRLPRGLPLIAPVTLKADNL; encoded by the coding sequence ATGAGAGGGCGTGGAGGTCCGCAGGTGAAGGCGGCAGCCCGGCCGGGCATCGTCCGCGGGAAGACGCGCCGGAGCCGGCACCTGCGTGCCGGAACCCGGGCAGACGTCTTCAGCAGGGGCTACTCCGCAGGGTATCATGCCGGCTACCCGGCCGGCCTGGAGCAGGGAAGAGCGGCCGGCCTGCAGTCGTACCGCCAGCCGTGGGAAGGCTGCAGCATTATTATTCCTACCTATAATCAGGCGGGGCTGCTCAAGGCCTGCATCGAGAGCATCCGGCAGTATACGCCCGAGCCTCACGAGATTATCGTGATCGATAATGCCTCGACGGACGGAACGGCCGAGTACCTGCAGTCCATGCGGGGGCAGCTGCGCTTCCGGATCAATGCCGAGAATATCGGCTTTGCCGGCGGGGTGAACCAAGGGATGCGGATGGCGAGGGGATCGACGCTGCTCCTGCTCAACAACGATACGGTGGTGACGCAGGGGTGGCTCGGCAATCTGCTCCGCTGTCTCCACAGTGACGAGCGGATCGGGCTGGTCGGACCGATGACCAATTATATCAGCGGGGAGCAGCTGCAGCCGGTCTCCTACGCTTCGATGAAGGAGATGCACCGCTTCGCAAGGGAATTCAACGTCCCGGATGCATCCCGCTGGAGGCCCACCACCCGGATTACGGGATTCTGCCTGCTGCTGCGGCGGGAGCTGTTCGACCGTCTCGGCTATTTTGACGAGGGCTTCGAGAAGGGCAACTGCGAGGACGACGACTTCTGCCTGCGGGTTCGTCTGCTCGGCCATGAACTGGTGATTGCCGGGGACACGTTCATTCATCACGTCGGGAGCGTGAGTGTGAAGGCGCTCGGAACCGAGATGGGCGAGGTGTACGGCCGCAATCAGGATTATTACGGGCGCAAATGGGGGGACGCCCAGGCACTGCCGGGGGAGACGGCCAACGTCTCGGAAGGCTTCCTCGATACGTTCCGGCTGTATCCCCGGGAGGCGCTGGTGCAGAGCTATACCGGCCGCTTGTTCTGGCTTCGCGGCGGTGTACGGCATCCCGTCGACGGTCCGGGCGTTCCGGGCGTTCCGGGCCTCCCGGCGGTGCGGCTCTCCCACATCGAGCTGCGGCATTTGCCGGTGGGAGAAGCGGTCGCGGCGGCGGAGATCCAGAGCGCCTGGAGTGAGAGCGATGCGGGCCTGCCGCCGGAAGGGGCGCTGCTGCGCGGCGAGGATGACCACCTGTACCTGCACGAGCAGGGGACGCTGCGCCGCTTCACCTCTCCGCATGCCGCCGAGGTTTGGGGAGCCGGCCGTCCGGGCCCGCTGCCGCTTGATCCGCAGCTGGCTTCCCGGCTGCCCCGGGGACTGCCCCTCATCGCTCCGGTTACGCTGAAGGCGGATAACTTGTAA
- a CDS encoding GT-D fold domain-containing glycosyltransferase, whose translation MQKFNVKRKRRAARAPGRTRRLILKRPGRRPGGRLTLGAVNRMIDEAHTRGYQAGYGDGRKSREAPEGGKGPYDQGFDQGYDEGYGKGLYAGGDAIVDLTLPFDAILPEVSISEIVAAGVEQLQSRQFLLQSAQQVAERIQGALDRGEPFSLVRIGDGEVLTLAQEVVLPIEEVRSRGAFLGYAGVDVPDLAARDQLAASLRAATVVGIPKLRNFTYQPLAFKALRAHGIDYLQLSLTHSLVNYYLHHQGYLGGLLRGRRVLLAGNVMKPLAEVLTENGITVSAVVTPVNGVKDIPRVMDEIRGCSFDIALVSSGIAAVTIAERIASEMGRVALDFGHLADELGKRQEPFR comes from the coding sequence ATGCAGAAATTCAATGTAAAAAGGAAGCGGCGGGCGGCCCGGGCTCCGGGTCGGACCCGGCGGCTGATCCTGAAGCGGCCCGGGCGCAGGCCCGGAGGCCGTCTCACCCTGGGGGCGGTCAACCGGATGATCGATGAGGCCCATACCCGGGGCTACCAGGCGGGCTACGGGGACGGCCGGAAGAGCCGGGAGGCACCGGAGGGCGGCAAGGGCCCTTACGACCAGGGATTCGATCAAGGCTATGACGAGGGCTACGGGAAGGGACTCTATGCCGGGGGCGATGCGATCGTCGATCTGACGCTGCCCTTCGATGCGATCCTTCCCGAGGTTTCTATCAGTGAGATCGTTGCAGCGGGCGTGGAGCAGCTGCAATCCCGGCAGTTCCTGCTGCAGAGCGCCCAGCAGGTTGCCGAGCGGATTCAGGGAGCCCTGGACCGCGGCGAGCCGTTCTCACTGGTGCGGATCGGCGACGGGGAGGTGCTGACGCTGGCCCAGGAGGTTGTGCTGCCGATAGAGGAGGTACGGAGCCGGGGGGCCTTTCTTGGCTATGCCGGTGTAGACGTTCCGGATCTGGCCGCAAGAGACCAGCTGGCCGCTTCGCTGCGGGCCGCCACGGTTGTGGGGATTCCGAAGCTCCGCAACTTCACGTACCAGCCGCTGGCCTTCAAGGCGCTGCGTGCTCATGGGATCGACTACCTGCAGCTCAGCCTGACCCATTCGCTGGTGAACTACTACCTGCACCACCAGGGATACCTCGGCGGGCTGCTTCGCGGGCGCCGCGTTCTGCTGGCGGGCAACGTGATGAAGCCGCTGGCCGAGGTGCTCACCGAGAACGGCATCACGGTCAGCGCCGTAGTGACGCCGGTGAACGGTGTCAAGGATATTCCGCGGGTCATGGACGAGATTCGCGGCTGCTCGTTCGATATCGCCCTCGTTTCCTCGGGCATCGCGGCGGTGACGATTGCCGAGCGGATTGCCTCGGAGATGGGGCGGGTCGCCCTGGACTTCGGCCACCTCGCCGATGAGCTCGGGAAGCGGCAGGAGCCCTTCCGATGA
- a CDS encoding CgeB family protein: MAISRRQRPARKGSGAYGAGWKAGYRTGTEAGYHAGRCEAVIRRFPEQRPPARPVRLIFVVSGQGEPYMTIERGLLESLRPLVAELHVMTPFENLEEAALRLRPDLLLVFNGLNYVSAETIRAIREGGIRTAVWFTDDPYYTDVSEGVARSYDVVFTIERTCVDWYRERGCSEVHFIPLAAAPGIYRPGKAPASHHTDILFLGSGYHNRVALFDAIAPELAGRRTLIAGRWWERLSNYELLKPSLREDAAWLSPEETVQYYSGAKLVINLHRAHDDGEVNANGQGVPAVSPNPRTFEISACGTLQLVDAREGLAGFYVPGQEIETFASPEELVDKIRYYLGHEAERSRIARNALARTLRDHTYTVRLGELLQAAFGP; encoded by the coding sequence GTGGCCATTTCCAGGCGACAACGGCCTGCACGGAAGGGAAGCGGCGCCTATGGCGCGGGCTGGAAAGCCGGCTACCGGACCGGCACGGAGGCAGGCTATCATGCCGGCAGGTGCGAGGCGGTCATCCGGCGGTTTCCGGAGCAGCGTCCGCCCGCCAGGCCGGTCCGCCTGATTTTTGTCGTGTCCGGACAGGGAGAGCCCTACATGACGATCGAGCGCGGACTGCTGGAGAGCCTGCGTCCGCTTGTGGCGGAGCTGCACGTGATGACGCCCTTCGAGAACCTGGAGGAGGCGGCACTGCGGCTGAGGCCCGATCTGCTGCTGGTGTTTAACGGGCTGAATTATGTGTCCGCGGAGACGATCCGCGCCATCCGCGAAGGGGGCATCCGGACGGCGGTCTGGTTTACCGACGACCCCTACTACACCGATGTGTCGGAAGGGGTGGCCCGCAGCTACGACGTGGTGTTCACGATCGAACGCACCTGTGTGGACTGGTACCGGGAGCGGGGCTGCTCCGAGGTGCATTTCATCCCGCTGGCGGCGGCCCCGGGCATCTATCGGCCCGGCAAGGCACCGGCCTCCCATCATACCGACATCCTGTTCCTGGGCAGCGGATACCACAACCGGGTGGCCCTGTTCGATGCGATCGCACCGGAGCTGGCCGGCCGCAGGACCCTGATCGCCGGCAGGTGGTGGGAGCGGCTCTCGAACTATGAGCTGCTGAAGCCGAGCCTGAGGGAGGACGCGGCCTGGCTGTCGCCGGAGGAGACGGTGCAGTATTACAGCGGGGCGAAGCTGGTGATCAACCTGCACCGGGCGCATGACGACGGGGAGGTCAATGCGAACGGGCAGGGGGTGCCCGCCGTGTCGCCCAATCCCCGGACTTTCGAAATCTCCGCCTGCGGCACGCTGCAGCTTGTGGACGCCCGGGAGGGGCTGGCCGGCTTCTATGTCCCCGGGCAGGAGATCGAGACGTTCGCTTCCCCGGAGGAGCTCGTCGACAAGATCAGGTATTATCTCGGGCATGAGGCGGAGCGGAGCCGGATCGCCCGGAACGCACTGGCCCGTACCCTTCGGGACCATACGTATACGGTCAGGCTGGGCGAACTGCTGCAGGCGGCGTTTGGGCCCTGA
- a CDS encoding CgeB family protein, with protein MRGSKRRGSLPAPRGRGRRPAVSGWGEGHAAGFAEGSRYGWHTGACEAVAARTPPGTGLLREAKVFFVKEGFESIDGGILEALQGLVSEAAGLHESEDAAGRAAEEKPDLVIVLNGTRFPVSQVESLRSQGIPTALWLVDDPYHTDRSSQIAPLYDYVFTHEANTVSWYRELGCPRVYHLPLAAGPHIYYPRMVDRGIHTDICLIANAFPNRVEFIDRIAPFLEKHRVLIAGWWWDRLQSFDRLEGKIRQNVGWMPPEEVCTYYNGAKIVVNLHRADSDPGDHNSRGLQAHSPNPRTYEICAAGAFQLTDVRADLPAMYRPGIEVATYQSPEEFMDVAAYYLAHDAEREAIALRGLRRTREEHTYRHRVEALLRTVWT; from the coding sequence GTGAGAGGGAGCAAAAGACGGGGAAGTCTACCGGCCCCCCGCGGGAGGGGAAGAAGACCTGCGGTCTCCGGCTGGGGCGAGGGCCATGCGGCCGGCTTCGCGGAGGGCAGCCGTTACGGCTGGCATACGGGCGCATGCGAAGCCGTAGCGGCCCGGACACCGCCGGGAACCGGGCTTCTGAGGGAGGCCAAGGTGTTCTTCGTCAAAGAGGGCTTCGAGTCGATCGACGGGGGGATTCTGGAAGCCCTCCAGGGTCTCGTGAGCGAAGCGGCCGGACTGCACGAATCGGAGGATGCGGCCGGCCGGGCCGCTGAGGAGAAGCCCGATCTTGTGATCGTGCTGAACGGCACCCGTTTTCCGGTATCCCAAGTGGAGTCTCTGCGGAGCCAGGGCATTCCGACTGCGCTGTGGCTTGTGGATGATCCGTACCATACGGACCGAAGCAGCCAGATCGCGCCGCTCTATGACTATGTGTTCACCCATGAGGCGAACACGGTTTCCTGGTACCGGGAGCTCGGCTGCCCGCGGGTATATCATCTGCCGCTGGCGGCCGGTCCGCACATCTATTATCCGCGCATGGTCGACAGGGGAATTCATACCGATATCTGCCTGATAGCCAACGCCTTCCCGAACCGGGTGGAGTTCATTGACCGGATCGCCCCTTTTCTCGAGAAGCACAGGGTGCTCATTGCGGGGTGGTGGTGGGACCGGCTGCAGAGCTTCGATCGGCTGGAGGGGAAAATCCGGCAGAATGTGGGCTGGATGCCGCCGGAGGAGGTTTGTACCTATTATAACGGAGCCAAAATCGTGGTGAATCTCCACCGGGCCGACTCGGACCCCGGGGATCATAACAGCAGGGGCCTGCAGGCGCATTCGCCCAATCCGCGGACTTACGAGATCTGTGCGGCGGGCGCTTTTCAGCTGACCGATGTCCGTGCTGACCTGCCGGCGATGTACCGGCCGGGGATCGAGGTGGCCACCTATCAATCCCCGGAGGAATTCATGGATGTGGCGGCCTATTACCTGGCCCATGACGCGGAACGGGAAGCCATCGCTCTTCGGGGCCTGCGCCGGACCCGGGAAGAGCATACGTACCGGCACCGGGTGGAGGCTCTGCTCCGGACGGTCTGGACGTAG
- a CDS encoding glycosyltransferase family 2 protein: protein MQKASIVIPHKDGLPLLVRCIDSIRRHTETPYEIIVVDNGSRDGSVEYCLQAGVRLISSPSNRGFPAACNLGMQLAGGDAVLLLNNDVVVAPRWLTNLMRCLYASEDMGLVGPVTNYASGVQMVDTPYNTPEQADSVPNEPDPAKWQEVRRLIGFCLLFKRETMERIGLLDEAYSPGHFEDDDYCYRARAAGYRLMAAGDTFVYHQGSASFGQEPQEGVKELIRRNREIFMAKWGVDPQQFI from the coding sequence GTGCAAAAAGCCAGTATTGTCATACCCCACAAGGACGGCCTTCCGCTGCTGGTCCGGTGCATCGATTCGATCCGCCGGCACACGGAAACGCCGTACGAAATCATTGTGGTCGACAACGGGTCCCGGGACGGCTCCGTGGAGTACTGCCTGCAGGCAGGGGTGCGGCTGATCTCATCGCCGTCGAACCGGGGGTTCCCGGCTGCCTGTAATTTGGGAATGCAGCTTGCCGGCGGGGATGCGGTGCTTCTGCTGAACAATGACGTGGTCGTGGCCCCCCGCTGGCTGACCAACCTGATGCGCTGTCTGTACGCCAGTGAGGATATGGGGCTGGTTGGCCCCGTCACGAACTATGCGAGCGGGGTGCAGATGGTGGATACGCCCTATAATACCCCGGAGCAGGCGGACAGCGTGCCCAATGAGCCCGATCCGGCCAAGTGGCAGGAGGTGCGGCGGCTGATCGGATTCTGCCTTCTGTTCAAGCGGGAGACTATGGAGCGGATCGGCCTGCTCGATGAAGCTTATTCGCCCGGCCACTTTGAAGACGACGACTACTGCTACCGCGCCCGGGCGGCCGGATACCGGCTCATGGCCGCCGGGGACACCTTCGTCTATCACCAGGGCAGCGCGAGCTTCGGCCAGGAGCCGCAGGAAGGTGTCAAGGAGCTGATCCGCCGCAACCGCGAGATCTTCATGGCCAAGTGGGGCGTCGATCCGCAGCAATTTATATAA
- a CDS encoding glycosyltransferase family 2 protein, translating into MREGRGRRRRAGGAKRGPVRKPALRRAVPSKRGPAGRKRVQPRGAARFNPRTGRSEASWYRWGLQAGSQAAGGLDPAAAASPAQALQERWVPLMRRFGLARGSWKHYAAAARGFAEGFGRQSGLETGGILPLPTDRTAAAVLSVMNEEATIGGILKELQRLHLHELIVVVNGSDDGTFARVRAESGALVVHYPEALGYDVGRGIGAKLARADIVLFVDGDIPVTAEQLLPFLAAVDQGTDVALNDITPYLGPFKRWDGVSIVKRFLNHTLGRGDLQANSLTAVPHALSRRALETIGFRHLAVPPVAQAVGLLGGLNVKAPCSVDVVTKNRVNLRNTGGGNPVAELIIGDHMEALHQARQLRGSRLGYPDTRRRREVL; encoded by the coding sequence GTGCGGGAGGGCAGGGGCCGCCGCAGACGGGCAGGAGGCGCTAAGCGCGGACCCGTCCGCAAGCCGGCTCTCCGGAGGGCGGTCCCGTCCAAGCGGGGCCCAGCCGGACGCAAGCGGGTGCAGCCGCGCGGCGCGGCCCGCTTCAACCCGCGCACGGGGCGCAGCGAAGCGTCCTGGTACCGCTGGGGCCTGCAGGCCGGCAGCCAGGCCGCAGGAGGTCTGGACCCGGCCGCGGCCGCGAGCCCGGCACAGGCGCTTCAGGAGCGCTGGGTGCCGCTGATGCGGCGCTTCGGTCTGGCCCGGGGCTCGTGGAAGCACTACGCGGCGGCGGCCCGAGGCTTCGCCGAGGGCTTCGGCCGGCAGTCGGGCCTGGAGACGGGCGGGATCCTGCCGCTGCCAACCGACCGCACGGCAGCTGCGGTGCTCTCGGTCATGAACGAGGAGGCCACCATCGGGGGGATTCTGAAGGAGCTGCAGCGCCTGCATCTCCATGAGCTGATCGTGGTGGTTAACGGATCGGACGACGGCACATTCGCCCGGGTGCGGGCGGAATCGGGTGCGCTCGTCGTCCATTACCCCGAGGCGCTCGGATATGACGTCGGCCGGGGCATCGGCGCCAAGCTGGCCCGGGCGGACATTGTCCTGTTCGTGGACGGCGACATTCCCGTAACGGCGGAGCAGCTCCTGCCTTTCCTTGCGGCTGTGGACCAGGGAACGGATGTGGCGCTCAATGATATCACGCCTTACCTCGGACCATTCAAGCGCTGGGACGGGGTGAGCATCGTCAAGCGTTTCCTGAACCACACGCTGGGGCGGGGCGACCTGCAGGCGAATTCCCTGACGGCGGTTCCTCATGCCCTGTCGCGCAGAGCGCTGGAGACGATAGGCTTTCGGCATCTGGCTGTACCGCCGGTGGCGCAGGCCGTAGGCCTTCTCGGCGGACTGAACGTCAAGGCGCCCTGCAGCGTCGACGTCGTCACGAAGAACAGGGTGAACCTGCGCAACACGGGAGGCGGCAACCCGGTCGCCGAGCTGATCATCGGGGACCATATGGAGGCGCTGCACCAAGCCCGGCAGCTGCGAGGAAGCCGTCTCGGCTATCCGGATACGAGGAGACGCAGAGAGGTTCTGTAG
- a CDS encoding glycosyltransferase family 2 protein, with translation MKKRRRLRRHAAHRNPVSPQVSVIIPVLNERRTLARVIRQAYRVHPQTEVIVVSNGTVDGSDRTAARLGARVISYKQALGHDVGRSIGAKAAQGSVLLFLDGDMVIPAAKLRPYVQAVQQGVDVALNRYSGPAKSKRTHRVVLAKYALNVLLNKGELEGASMTTVPHAISRKALETIGAEALAVPPKAQAIASARGLRIKAVHLLSVGRLNPIRRSRKGGDPVGDLIIGDHLEAVEWLTRETGARGLRTDLGRKREFVR, from the coding sequence ATGAAGAAGCGGCGGCGGCTGCGAAGGCACGCGGCGCATCGAAATCCCGTAAGCCCGCAAGTGTCCGTTATCATTCCTGTGTTGAACGAACGCCGAACGTTAGCCCGCGTGATCCGGCAGGCCTACAGGGTGCATCCCCAGACGGAAGTGATTGTGGTGAGCAACGGCACAGTGGACGGCTCGGACCGTACGGCGGCCCGCCTTGGAGCCCGGGTGATCTCCTATAAGCAGGCGCTCGGCCATGATGTCGGCCGGAGCATTGGCGCCAAGGCGGCCCAGGGGAGCGTGCTGCTCTTCCTTGACGGTGACATGGTCATTCCGGCAGCGAAGCTGCGGCCTTACGTTCAAGCGGTTCAGCAGGGGGTGGATGTGGCGCTTAACCGGTATTCGGGACCTGCCAAGAGCAAACGGACTCACCGCGTGGTGCTGGCCAAGTATGCATTGAACGTTTTGTTGAACAAAGGAGAACTCGAGGGCGCCTCCATGACGACCGTGCCCCATGCGATCAGCCGAAAGGCGCTGGAGACCATCGGGGCGGAGGCCTTGGCGGTACCGCCTAAGGCGCAGGCCATCGCCTCGGCCCGGGGGCTGCGGATCAAGGCCGTGCACCTGCTCTCCGTAGGCAGGCTCAACCCGATCCGCCGAAGCCGGAAGGGCGGGGATCCCGTCGGCGATCTGATCATCGGCGATCATCTGGAGGCGGTGGAATGGCTGACCCGGGAGACCGGGGCACGCGGGCTTCGGACCGACCTCGGCCGCAAGCGCGAATTCGTGAGGTGA